The sequence CTGTCGCGACCTTGACTTTAACAACAATGCCCACCATATTAGCATGCGTGCTTATCCCAAAACTGTTGTCTGATGAGTGAGCcaattcttctttttcttgtcaATTGTTCGCTCATCGACGTTGTCGCTAGCTTTCTTGAATGGTTACCTTGTGAAGACCGCCTCTGTGTTAGTGGCGCGCTCTGCTACACATAACACATCCTGCTCACATCCTTTTCCTTCTCTTACTAATCATTTGTCTTAGGAGACTACGATTTATACACGAACTCCGTCCACTTTCAATTCTGTATCTGGCAAGAATTGTAATGACAAAAATCAATAATGGACTATGAAAATAACCCGCTATTTAGTTGAGATAATATTTGAAATGTTAGGAGTTTGTATTTAATAAAATTGTatgataaaataaatataatataatTTTATACACTTCATTTTAAAGCGCATTCATTTTATTGCAAAGCACTATGCTAAAAAAGATCAATGCCAATAAGATGTTCCAAATGGTGGATCATAAGATGTCAACGTTTTCAATATTTTTGATGTCGTCAGTTGAAACATCATCTGTTATAAGAACTAAATCAAACGGTTTGTATCATTATTTTTCTTAGTCACATTTCTTAAGCCACCGTCTAAAGTTGAGTTGGAGAAGATGCCACAACTTGTTTGTTAGATATATATTTTGTCGATATGTGAGTTTTCCTGGTCGGTTTTTTGCTGATTATTATTTATATGGAATACTATCTTCTCACTTTATTCGCTAAATTTCATGTTATGTGTGCCTGTGTAAGATTTGGGTCAATAACCAATACTGAAAAAGATTGATCCAGTACGATAACATTTATAGGAGAGTCCAATTTAATTGGTAAAACATGTTCTATGTAGCTAAATAGAGTATTATTGAAAAGGTGATTaactaattttattatttcatCTATTATATTATAAAGAAAAGATAgtagtataaaataaaagagaaaCAGAGGTATTGAGATAAAAAGCATCACGAGTAGCTGATTTACACCTGCTGAGCATTCACTGTTAACccctattcttttttttttgcgagaacaCTGTTAACCCCTATTCGTAAGCAGGATTACCAGAAAAGCACTGAGCTATTTATATTTGACTTGCTAAAAATTCAATTCAAGCTAAGCTATACTTAGAACTAAGTCAAGCTTGGATCTAACATAAAACTCGAGCTCCAATGATCTAAGATTGAGGTATTCAATGAAAATCGAGTATTTTAGTTTTGTGTGGCATTGCATACATCCTGCTACCTTTATTAATTAAATTTCCAACCatcaaaaattaaaataatataGCTGGAGGCTAGAGCCTTGCATTAGCTAGCTTGCTACTGTATTGCGCAAGTAAAATAGGTATAAAATAATACTTCCTCtattctcttttctcttttcataGTTCTATTTCGTTGGTACAATGACGAGGAAGAAACATTGGTTATCATCTTATTAATCACGACTCTTCGTTTTTAATGGCATCTTATGCTTACACTAATTTTTTTTCGTCTGTATTTAATACGTAATGTATGTGTCTAAACATTAATGTGATTGATGTGTAAAATTATTGACGGGAAACTTAATGAGACCTAGTTTCAGTATAAAGTTTCATTTCACTATTTATTTTTAAGAAGATTGTGAAGTTGGTAACAAAACTCGGATGAGTGTGATTGGCACGTATGGGCAGGCTCGGTGGAGCTCGGCTAGCACTGCCTGCCGCTCAGGGTCAGCCGCTGAGGGCCTCAGGTTcttctcctcccctctcctcggTTTCCCTTCTCCTGATGTCCTCCCTTGCCTGAGAtcttccttccctggcggcggcgacgactgggcgagcggcggcccagccctttgccggcgacgagcgcatcctccagccaggtatgccgccgcgcccgccccgccccgcctcgagaccccaaaccctaacaaaactctatgtattcggatctgaatccaCCACTTGTCTACAATAATTAAGGGTTATGTTGCCCCCTActaacttaacttggattggaTTTGGtttgcaagaagaagaagaagaattatTGGGTGTGCATGTGTACACCCATGTCCTGTGCTGGGTCTGCCCCTGATCTCAACACCCACCTGCCACCGCGGAAGCGGCTGCTGGCCGGGCTCAGGACGCCGCCCACCGCCTGCGACGCTGCCGATCCCCTCCCTGCCTCCGGCGAtctcgccgcccgcctccgcgaGATGGCGCTCGCCGCCAACGCCTCGGGCTCCTCGCCCGAGGAAATGATCGAGGCTGCCAGGGCGGCTGCGGAAGCCGCCGCTGATGCGGCCgcagccgcccgcgccgccgccgcggagaagGCGGCCGTGGCCGCCAAGGCTAGGGCAGCTGCGCGGGCTGCTATGGAGTTCCTCGACTCCTTTTCCAGGACCGGCGCCTCCAGGAATGGCCTCCAGTTCAAGGTCAAGTCCAGGAAGAAGCATGTTCAGGTCAAGATGTTGTACAGGCCCAATGGAACCCTGGGGGACGCTCCCAAGCCTAGGAGGCGCAGGCAGTCCGACGAAGAGATCGCACGCAATTTGCACCGTGCCATGAACAGCTCGCCCAGGATCTCGCACACTGGACCACCCAAGAGGCCTCGTGGCACCGTTGCTGATGGCAGCAATGCTTGCAATGGTTCTTCAATTCATGCGCCAATTGAGGCCTTACCTAATGGATGCTCTGAGGGGAAATCTAGTGAGGCAACTGCTGTTCCATTGTTCAAGCATGAGGATGGTGGCCATGACCCATCTAAGCACGCTGCCAAGAGTAGCGCCGATGTTGCTGATAACGGGGCTGGGGCTGCAAACTTGAGCGCCGCCCAGAAAGTGAAGATCAAGAGGAAGGAACTCCTCCTGAACCAACATCATAACAATAAAGAAACACAAGAGCTCAGAGAAACAGAACCCTCTGTACAAGTACAACCTATAGGACAGGATGAATCGAAGTTGAATGGAAATGGAACAGAAAAGCATGGGAGCCCAACAGATGCAAAGGCCCCAGGTGATGGCGTGGCGCCGATGAAGATTACATCTGTATGGAAGTTCAAGAAGTTAAAAACATCACACTGCTCCTCTGATAGCAAGGTGTTGCACAACGTGTGCTCCTCTCCTAAAGCAGCCGAAACTTCAGCTTCGGTGAAAGCTGATTAGCGAGGTACCATACCGTATAGTTGGCAGATGCTTGTCTTTGCCACGCTTGTTGTGAGATTTTTGTATGTTGAAGTGGTTGTTCGGACAAAGAGGGAGAGGAGGTAAATCTCTCTCGGTAGATTTTACCTTTGCTTTGATTTTTAATACAAATGTGCTTGTTTTATGGTATATAGGTGACAGGGTATTTGTACCGCATTGCTTCTGTTCCCGCCCTTCCCATTTGACGTCATTAGTAATAGGGGGTGTGACAAACCCATTTAGTTGTACCTGCTATGCATATCATCATTATAATAAATGGCATGTTGTAACCAATGGTCTTCAGATACTGATACTGAACGTTTAGTAGCTGCTGCCTTCTCTGGGCAAATGATTcctttgctcccttgtgattaTGGTGTAAATGTGTTTATAGTTGTTAAATATTGACGACTGTGATTGCAGCTTTGTTATGGCAGAATTACAAGTGATCTGGTATCGAATGAATGTACTGGTAAGTAGACTTTCATGATTGAAGTGTGAGCCTGTTTTCACTGCTTCTTACATTACATCATAACTAACGTTAACAGCCACTATGAATTCAATGTGCATCCAAGTGAAGAAAATTGATTGAATTGTGACCGCCTTCTTAGCTTTAAGTCAATTACTGCTGATGTTATTTTCCAAATGCTTAACCGTTTTCTGGTATTCTTTTACTCTTGTTAAAGAAACTCCTCTGTTACTTTGGATGAATGACACTGCTCCCTCTGCAGATGATGCTCTCTATTGTCTCTCCTCTGTTTCTGGGCTGTGCTGTGTTACCATGCAATCGTTCATGTTTGACAGAAAAGGAAGCCGAACGCTGGCCTATGGCTCCCTTGTTTGCTGCTCATTCTGCTCTTGAGACTTGAGACGGAAGAGTTTGTTGGTCGGTTGACCTAAGTCCTGGCTGGGTGAAACTTGAAAGCATGCACCTCCGTAGGGAAATTAAGTGTTTTGACTGACCATGCAATGCATGTGTAGGGGCTGGTCCAATCAAAATCCCTAGCCATGCACATGCATGCATCTTGGCCTCTCTCTGCCGTTGGGCGCCCCCAAGGAGGACACGTCTAAACATTTGTCGTACATGAACCAAGGTGTATCTGTGTATGTATGAGTAGTAACTGTAACTGTAAGATtagctagtttattttgtaaataaaccATCTCCTTATGGATTGAAGGGTAATTCCCCCCTCAATCGATCCCCAAagtctcttcttctttttttccgcgaccgtgcctgagcacgtttttcattaagagaaagATCCCCAAAGTCTCTTGAATCAACAATATGAGGAATAAAAGAAAGAAGCTGGGTTTTTATAAAGATGGCAGTAAAAACTTTGAAGGTAGAAGATGGGCTTTCGATCTGCTAGAAAGAGCAAGAGTTTGGTGGGCAATCCGCAATCAGAGTGGCAGCATTTATATATAATTGATTGAGTtggggactcgatcggctcatTCAGATCTGATCTGGAGGAGTCTAAACATTTTTCGCAATGGCTTTATCGACCATGCATGTTGTGGTTGCTACTGGTATCTCTATCCCATCTGATGAGAGAGGGAGGTGGTTGATTAATCATGCCAGGCTGGCAGCTTCCTTCCTTTTTCTCCAAAGTCCATGTGGATGATGTAATTGTGTACCAAACATCCTCTCACAGTCACAGTAGTTGGTTGCTCCATCCGGTTGCAAATACCCCCTCTGGTCACTAGTACTCAATTGATCAAACCTTTTCTACTATGATATATTATATACAAAATTTAATATATCAATATGATACCATAACTCATAACGAATGGTTTTTATGTTTATGAGCAGGGGCAGACCCATGGCCCGGCAACCCTGCCGCACCGGGCCGGGCTCCCATGGAATGGTGCAAGAGAATCTTGGCTTGCGGCTGATTTTTTTGAAGGtcaaaattttttttttgaaggccTTGCAGCTGATTCAGATCAGCCACTCGTGGCTGTAATAATCTGTTCTAGTGAAAAAGGAATAAAGAGCTGCCATGACTTTTATCCGCGCTCCATGTTTTTTCTCCTATTGGAGTTTGTTTCTTTCGATGTTGGTGTAAGAGTGTGTAGGTATTGTTCATGGATGCACTTTATTGGAGTAATGTAACAAGCAAGCGTGCTTCTTGATGAGCGCTTCACATTATATTGGAGAGTGTGTTCTCGCCGGGTGATAAGTGTTGATCGATCAACTAATCATTTTGCCCTTTTGTCTAAAAATGCGATCGACCACCCAAAATTATAATATATGCACAAAAATTTCATAAAATCCTGCCTTTCTTTAAAAAAACTTATCTAAAAATAATTAAAGGCCTAAGTAATTATTTTGTTTGCGTATAATCATTGGTCGAGTGGAAAATATTCACAAGAGAACCATAAAATCATGAATGAAGTTAAATCAAATACTTAGACCAGTTTGAATGGAAGTTTAATCAGAAGTTTCAGGAGCATTAAATAATATATCATGCTAACAATTTTACTGACACGATAGTGTCATTACGAGGATAGATGAAGGAGTGTTTCATAAGATGAAAGATGAGTTTCAACCTCATAAAATCCAACCAGCATAGCtactaaattctaaattttgaTAGCTGTGTAATAAAATTGTACACTGAGACTGATCTTATTACGACTAGAGTTTATGTGCACATCATTTCTATCTTGTTGTGAGCACACCCAACTAATGCAGGTCGGGCCGGACAGGAAAGCTAAGGTGCTGTCGTGAGCTTGGGCATCTTACAATTCCTTCAGCTATACGTTCGCTCACAACCATTGTCCTCGATTAAGCTAGCGTGCATGGTCACATGGGTGTTgtattattaatttattatatATGGTAATGCTAGTTCTGCTAAGGTGCTGTACTTTTGCCGGAGTATATTCACTATATTATCCTAGCTAGGAACTTAACATTTGCGACCAGACCAATTATTTCTTCTCAGGCTATTGCCTTGTGCATCGCCAAGTCTATAAGTGCATTCCAAAATAAGTCTCCATCAAGCGGAGTCTTTCAATctcctttttatttttgtgCATAGAGATATAGATATTTTTCCGCGCCACAAGTGTCGTCGAACCGCCTTTAGTCTCACATTTCAGACTAATGAGTAGCATCTCATAAGCATGCACTAGTACAacctttttttttatatatatagcgCTCCAATCTATTGCCTAGTGAGGTCAGAGCTCCCAGAGCAACTTCAAGGCTGAATCTAGGAGACACTTTatcaaacattttttttctgagTGAAGTGATTCTATTTTGGTATCTTTGAGTGATTCTtcacaagagggtgccacaaaatctaaaaggcaaattctataggacaacaattcgtccggcgatgttatacggtgctgaatgttggcttacaaaaaggcgacatgtgcagcaactgagtgtagcagagatgcggatgttgcggtggttttgcgggcacacaaggagggatagagtccggaacgaagttattcgggatagggtcggggtggcaccaattgaggagaaacttactcaacatcggctgagatggtttggacatgtccaacgaaagcctcctgaggcgccggtgcgtattggggttcttgagcgggtcgataatataaagaggggtagaggtagacttaaactgacgtgggatgagttggttaagagagaccttaaggattggaatatctctaaagagatagctttggataggagcgcttggagactagctatcaatgtgcctgaaccttgaacttatttctttcgggtttcatctctagcctaccccaacttgtttgggaaaaaaagctatgttgttgttgttgttgagtgATTCTTCGAAACAAAGTAAGGAGCTGGGAGCTGAAAAAATAGCTTCTTATGATGCACTTTTCACATTTGATATGTTTTCTATAATAAAAAAAGTTATATCACTTGGCTCGGAGATACAGCTCCCATAGAGAATCAAAATCGATTGGAGCTACCCCAAATTGATCCTGATTTTGGTGCAATTCATTTGTCTTGTACAGATTCACGTGTTGTACAGCAATGGAGGTCCTATCCTACTACAGTAGTAAGCTATGTGGATATATTTTTCTCAAAGTAACTAGCAGTTTTCATTCAATTCGATCAAAAATGCACGGCTAGTTttacagaaaagcccctgaagcgGCCAGCGAAATGCAGCAACTCATCTCCTCGTCCAGGCAAGGCCATATACCCACCACCGCCCGCACGCCGACCCGCGCCCACTCCCCCCGATCTCGCCGGCCggggcccctcgccgccgccggcagcctccCTCCCCACCCGCCCCCGCCCTCCTCCGGGGGCGATGGAGGCGGCCTTCGACGCCTACTTCCGCGCCGCGGATCTGGACCGCGACGGCCGGATCAGCGGCCAGGAGGCCGTCGCCTTCTTCAAGGGCTCCGGCCTCCCGCAGCCCGTCCTGGCGCAGGTGACCCTCAGATCTCCCCTCctcagcgccgcgccgcgccgcgcgactTGCGCCTCGGCGATCTGTGACACTCGAGCCACCCGCGCGGGTGTGGTTGCTGCCATGCCAGTTGCATCGCTCGGAA comes from Panicum virgatum strain AP13 chromosome 4K, P.virgatum_v5, whole genome shotgun sequence and encodes:
- the LOC120704554 gene encoding uncharacterized protein LOC120704554, producing the protein MCTPMSCAGSAPDLNTHLPPRKRLLAGLRTPPTACDAADPLPASGDLAARLREMALAANASGSSPEEMIEAARAAAEAAADAAAAARAAAAEKAAVAAKARAAARAAMEFLDSFSRTGASRNGLQFKVKSRKKHVQVKMLYRPNGTLGDAPKPRRRRQSDEEIARNLHRAMNSSPRISHTGPPKRPRGTVADGSNACNGSSIHAPIEALPNGCSEGKSSEATAVPLFKHEDGGHDPSKHAAKSSADVADNGAGAANLSAAQKVKIKRKELLLNQHHNNKETQELRETEPSVQVQPIGQDESKLNGNGTEKHGSPTDAKAPGDGVAPMKITSVWKFKKLKTSHCSSDSKVLHNVCSSPKAAETSASVKAD